GTGAGGCCAACTGTTACATGGGCACAAGAGGCCGACCCAGAGTCTGGCcccagtaggtgctcaataaacggCCTGTGGAACTGGGATCTCCACCTGCGCGCTTCCTCTACACCCACATGGCTCTCTCCACCAcgcccaccccaacccccacccatACCCTCTGTATCCACCCACTTCATCTACACTTGCCTCCTCGCCCATCCTCCCTCTCAGGTGTCTTCAGAGGTTTAAACAAGCAAATTTCAGGTGAGGAATCGCTAAGCATTAGGTTATTAATGAGTAATTAAGAGAGTAAAAAAAGGCATGGAGGTAGGAACTGCAAGGAGCAGCTACATCTCTGGGctggaggaacaaaggaaaataCTGCAGTTTGGGAGTTCTGATTGAGTCCCCACTGAGCTGAATCTCAGGTCCCTGAGTGGGGTTGGGAGTGGGGGGCACTGATGTCTGGGGCAGGGGCCTCTGGGGTCAGGGGAGGGGCTAGGGCCctgtattagtgagggttctctagagaaacaaccaacaggacaaaactgtaaatatgagattttataaagtgtctcatgcaactgttgggacataagagtccaaaatctgtagggcaggatgtgagctggcagctccaatgaagttcctcaatgaattccccaggagagaggctggctggctgaagagaGATTCTTCTGAACTCTCATAAAAGCCTTTGGGTGATGAAGCATCACTCATCGCAGGAGACAGTTCCCTTAggtgactgcagatataatcagccatggatgtaACCAACATGCTCGTGattttaagtccatgaaacatcttcacagcaacagacaggccagtgctttcttgaacagacaactgggcaccatcatctggccaagttcaCAGGTGAGCCTGACCATCAAAGACCCAACTCCTGAGGAAGAGACCTAGTCAAGGTTTTCTCTGGATGAGGGGAAAGAGCAGGTGAGGAGCTGGTTCTCAGGGGTCACGGTCCTTTTGGAGACCCAGCAGGGTCTTGGCACTTCTGACAGCTGAGAGCCCAGACTCTCACTTGGATCCACCAAAAGCATACCCAGTTTGGTTCACTGTCAACATCATGCCTGGCTCATGATGTCCTGCAACCTGTACTCCCACTCCAGCTATACTCTCCCCAGGGCTGCCTGGCCAAACTAATTTCCAGGCAAGGACCTGGACCCCACCAGTTTTTCCCAGCCAGCCAAGGTCATTTGAGGTGCAGCAGGAGTCACGAGCTGGCACATGGCAAGCCAGTGCTGGTCTGGaggtgtgtgtgcatttgtaaaAATTAGAAGTCATTTCCTAGATTTAAAAGCTGGGAGGTTTTACCcggtgttctagtctgccaaagtaGGCAgtaggcaacacaccagagatggattggcttttaataaaaggggatttatttcattaaaaacgtatagttcttcagaggaaaggcagctaactttcatctgaggttctctcacacaggaaggcacaaggcaatctctgctggccttctctccaggcctctgggttccaacagctttcctggggtgattcctttctgcatctccaaagtcctgggctgagagccgtgagtgctgagatgaagtatgctgagctgcttgggctgtgctgcgttgacCTTTCTTTTAAGCATCCAGCAAATGAAATCAAAAaaattcactgcagcaggcactacccctagctgaccgcagatgtaatcagcaacagatgagcttcacatgccattggttcacgtccacagcaagagaactagcccccttcacctagtcaagttgacacctgaacctaaccaccacaccTGGAAATCCAGATtcttatacaattgtctttaattCCCAGAGGTTTAATTCGCTGAGGCCAGAGGTTCCTGCAGATGCCACACTAGGCCAGAACAGGGAAGGGAGGTCTGGTGCAAGCCTCAATTCACTGGTGGCAGGCTCTTCCCTTCCTGGTCCCTTGCATAGCGCCGCACAGTCTCCCAGATACTGGGAGGTATCCACTAGGAATCCATTCAGCAAAAACCTCACATGAAACAGTGGAAAGCAACTCAGGTAAATGTGGATAGATAACCGCCAGTGTGGATTCCACATCCTGCAGTCTACAAAGCTGAGATCTCTGTGACCCTCAAGGCTTTTCTCTACGCTGTTGTCTCTTCTCCCTCAGCTTCCCTTTCTGCCTCTTTGGCTAGGACCTTGACACAGTCCCCTTCCTACTTATGAGTGCTAGGAACGTGAGTCTTTCATTCTCCCACTCTGTGGGATTGAAGGCAGAATCAGAGAAGGGGTCAGTGCTCAGCAGGGTCCACCCTGAGCCCTAAACTCCAGGTCAAGGATCTCACTGGGTGGGTGTCAGGCTGGCCTCAGATTGGGGGTTTCCAGAAATCTCTTTTGGAGATCTTTGTATTCAAGAGTCAGCCAGGACAGtagcacagttcttgcctgccatgacggagacccgcgttcgattcccggagcctgcccatgccaaaaaaaaaaaaaaaaaaagtcacccagGAGTGCAGGTAGACCCTAACACTTTCAGTCACCCCAACACATATGAGGTCAGGGCCTTGGCTTCAGGGAAAGCTGACAAGCCAGGCTGGGCCAGAGGTTTTCCAGAGAGCCCAGGGGTTAGAGAAGGCATGCTCCCATTCCCCATCTGCACATCCCACCTGGTCCAGTTCCCAGCCACTGCCTGAGTCAGGACCAAGCCCACTTCCTATGGCCACTGTGTTGTCCATAAAAGCAAAGTCAGCAGAGTCCCCTGCAGGGGTTCTCCTATGTGAcacgggggcggggggggggtgtgtgtgtgtgatcccTAAGCTATGTGATCACACCTACTGTCCTCTCCAACTACAAAGGGACTTTCAGGGACCCTGGGCCGGGCTCGGCAGAACAAGAGGGGTAAGGAAGCTAGCCACAGTTTGGGACACTCACACGGGCCTAGGAAGGTCACTTCAGGGCAGGCATGCATGCACAAAAGGGTACATGAACTTTATAAATCCTACATTCCtataacataaattttttttttaactcatgacTTCTAatcacaaacaaaaagaacaaaaaagtgcCCGTGTTTTAATCATCTTGGTGTTGTGAAGTACTTAAAAGGAAATGTGTTGATACCAGTACACAAAATGTGAAACTTCACACAGGAAAAATGGCAACAAAGAAAGGCATGGAGAAAGACACCAGGCCAAGGGCCCACACCCAGAGCCAAGAGCAGTCCATGGATCCACAAGCCACTTCTTCACCTTCTTGAAGAAACACGGGAAGCAAAGCATGAGCCCCCACTTGAGCGCGATTCTGTCCTCTCCGCCGATGACACCCTGCAAAGCCTCCGCGAAGCTAGGGGTTGAGAGCGTGGGCTCCGCTCACAACGTCAGCAGGGCCGAGGTCAAAATGGCTACTAGGTTTCACACGGCCTCAGCCATAGAAGGAACTCCCCACCCCGTTCACCCAGAGCCGGGTCGGCCAAGGGGTGAGCATGGCAGAGGTGAGGGCGGCCCTCCGAGGTGAGAGCAGCAGACGGCTTGGGGTGGACGGCAGCCGCGCTGTGAAGCGCTGGGCGCTACTTCGGCGAGGTGACGTGACCGGGCCCGGCGCGGATTTATGACCAGTCGGCGGGAGCGGCCCGTGAGCGCACGCCCGCCGCTGGCCCTCCTGGACCAAGGAACTGCGTCTCCCACAGTGCTGCTGGAGGCGGCCGCGTGCTGAGGCGCCACGGTGGGGGATGCGCCGGGCTGCCACGCTCTGACACTGCAGAGCTGAGCACCGCAGCCCGGCCACCCACCCGGGACCCAAGCCCCGCTACCATGACCGCGGGCTCGTTGCCCTAGTGACGGCTTCCTCCCGCCCCCCGAGACCACCGAGCGGTGATTGGACAGGACGCTGAGGCGCTCACGGCGCATGCCCGGAGGCGCGGAAGGCACTCCGAAGGGCTCTGCGCAGGAGCCCCGGCCCCGGCCCAGTCGGCGGGTCCCCAGCATCCACTCCGACTGGCGAGGTCTTTCCGACCATCCCTGTAAATCTCCATGGTGCTTACCACTCTCTGCCACAATAAGTATTTTGTTCGCTAGTTCTCCTCAACAAGAATCTCCAGGAGTGGGGATCTTTGAGTTTGCGATAGAACATTGAGGATGCGCGACCTCGCACTACTGGCAGCGTGCCAAGCCTCGCCCAGGCTCCGGACCGCCGCGATCACTCTGTGACCTCCGGGCACAGAAACCTCGTCTGACCCAAAACCCGCAGCGGCTCTGTACGCGTGTAAGTGGGATGGCCACACAGCGCGCGAGGCGAATCTGCCCCCACTCAAAGATGGTGGCGCCGCCTCCTGCGTGAGCCCTAAAGAGAGCCTCCGGAAGTACCCGCGACGCGTCACGGGCCCGCATGAACGGAAATACCCGAGCCCATCCGACGGAGCCCGAACCCCAAATCCCATTGCTGAGCAACGTGAGCGCGCCGAGGCGGCACGGCGGCAGCTGCGCAGGCGCAGACCACAAGCCGGTGGTGAGGCGCCTAAGCGGGCAGGCGGCGGAAATAGCCGAAGCGGCGGGGCGCCCGAGGCCGTTGCCGATCTCCGCGGCGAGTCCACTGCTGCCCCTGGAGCAGATCCGCCTCGAGGACACGTCGGCCGACAGCGCAGTCACCGCCTCCTCCTCAAATCGTAAGCCACAGCACCTCGCGGAGGGAACGAGTGAGCGAACGACCCGACCGACAGAGCCCGGCGTCCGCAGCTGGGCCTAAAGAGACCTGAGCGGGCGAGAGGGAGGGAGCGGCCGGGCGAGAGGCGGGGCTGTGCGCGGCCCGAAAACAGCCGAGTCGTCCCGAGCACCGCCGAGCGCCGCCGAGCGCGTCCGAGGAACCGGGCCAGGCCGGAGCCGGACTACGGGAGCCGAGGCGGGCCGCGCGGTGGGCGCGGAGCGGCGAGGAGGGCCAGGcgggcggcggcagcggcggagGAGGAGGCCGCGGCGGCGAGTCCGAGGAGCGGCAGCGGCGCGGGTGGCGGCGGGGGGCCGGGTGACCGGGGTCCCGGGCCCCGCGGCGGCgacggcagcggcggcggcggcaggatGATCAAGCTGTTCTCGCTGAAGCagcagaagaaggaggaggagtcgGCGGGCGGCACCAAGGGCAGCAGCAAGAAGGCGTCCGCGGCGCAGCTGCGAATCCAGAAGGGTAGGGGGGTGACGGGTCGGAGGTCAGGGCCTGGCGATAGGGGGTCGGGGGGTGTAATGGGTCTCCGCAGACCTGGGAATTCGGAGGCAGGGCAGGGTGGATTGGGGGGATGAGGGAATTAGGGTGGGCAGTGGGGTAATGCGGGCGTCGAGGGTCAGAGATGGGGGTTAGGATATCAGAAAGGCCAGGTGTCTGGAATTAGGAACCGGAAACCTGAGGCTGAGGGTTGCGGTCCAGATCAGGGACCTGCGAATCTGGAGGACAGACGGGAGCCTGGTTTGGAGGTGACAGGTGGAAGAGGAAAGGATGGTGGGGGCTCGGGATAAGAGATAGGAGTAGGAGAGGAGTTAGGGTATCATAGTGTCGTTCCCAGGAATCTCAGAGACGGGGGCGCTGGGGTAGGCACATCTTGGAGTAAAGCAGAAACCTGGGTGATAGGCAAGAGAAGATGAAATAGCGAGGTTCCAGGATTGGAATGAGGGGATAGTTTACCGTATCAGGGTGAGGGGCAATTACTTTGATTTTGGGTGGATAGGGATATGGAGAATGGAGGTCATGGATGAGAAACATGGTATTTGGAGTGATCAGATGCTAGGGGCCAGGGTTGGGTGTATTCGGGATCAGGAGCACCCCAGTTTTGGGAGTTGAAGATATGAGCTATGTATACAAAAGAGTCAGGGCTTGGTTTAGGTTGGGAGCCAGAAGACACAGCCACATTGGAAGATGCACATTTGGGATGTACTGTGAATCCAGAAGGGCCTGGGGTTTGGGGGCCAGACCCAGCAGGGAGAGGATTGTGGTATGGGACACAACCCTAGACTGGATTCTGGTGGAGAGGCTGTGGGGGCTCTCCTGGTACTTAACGTGATGGCCTTTCTTTCTGTCTACTTTCTCTGCTGTTCAAACCCAGACATAAACGAGCTGAACCTGCCGAAGACGTGTGATATCAGTTTCTCAGATCCAGACGATCTCCTCAACTTCAAGCTGGTCATCTGTCCCGATGAGGTGAGAGACTGCACAGGACAGGTAGACCTGGGATAACCCTACCATGAGGAGGGGCTCTGTTCTGTCCACCAGGCCCTGCTGgacatctttttctctcttctcccaggGCTTCTACAAAAGTGGGAAATTTGTATTCAGTTTTAAGGTGAGTCCTGGGTGGACATGGGTAGCTCCCAGGGCTGAAGAGGGCGCACCTGAGGCTTTAGCCTCCTCTAAGGCACTTACCCACTTCCTCTCTTTTCCTGAGCCAGGTGGGCCAGGGTTACCCACATGACCCCCCCAAGGTGAAGTGCGAGACAATGGTCTATCACCCCAACATCGACCTCGAAGGCAATGTCTGCCTCAACATCCTCAGGTGACGATGCCACCTCTGCTGACTGCTTGTAACGCAGCCCTGCCTGCTTCCTGGCTCCTTGTGACCTCATGGGCTCTCAGTCCATCTACATCCCTTCTCTCCCACACAGTCCATGTACCTTTGTTGCCTCATTCTCATGACATGGTCTTGACTTTCTCTCTGGCCTGTTCTTTGTACACTCCCCCCAGCCTCTCACATACCCACTCTCCTGGGTCTTGGACCCTGACCCTTCAGGCCTCAGGAAGGACTGATGTAGCTGCTAGTTTGCCAGCTCCTGACCCCAGTGTTCTCTGTCCACAGAGAGGACTGGAAGCCAGTCCTTACGATTAACTCCATAATTTATGGCCTGCAGTATCTCTTCTTGGTGAGTAGAGACAGGTTTGGCCAggagctgtggggtgggggtcagCCCCTCTGTTTCTAGGGCCTACTGACCTCTACGTGTGCTGGCCACAGGAGCCCAACCCTGAGGATCCCCTGAATAAGGAGGCTGCTGAGGTCCTGCAGAACAACCGGCGGCTGTTTGAGCAGAACGTTCAGCGCTCCATGCGGGGTGGCTACATTGGTTCCACCTACTTTGAGCGCTGTCTGAAATAGGGTCAGCGCTTGCCCTGCCCTGCCAAGGCCACCAGTCTTGGCGTCCcctgcaaatatttattggggtCCATGGGTGGGGGCCGGGGGCGGCAGTCAGTAGGGGGGTCCCCTGCCCTGGCCTTGTCTCCCCTCCCTGCCACCCGTCCCTCccgttattttttttttaaccaccatGTGATTAAGGTCGGCACTGCCTCCCCCGACCCGCTCAGCGATGGGAAATGAATTGGCTTGTCTAGCCCCCCCCCCCGCGCTGGGTGCTATCCAGCCCCCCATTCTGGGCTCCTGGGCAGGTGGATGAGGGGCCTGGGTAGCCGGGGCTCGGCACCCCACCCCTCTGCCACTGGAGGTCCTACCAGGCTATTAAAGGGGAATGTTACAGCATGGCCTTCGCCTCTTCCTTCTATGGGGAACAACACGCGGCCCAGGGGGGCTAGTGGGAGAAGAGTGTTCACGGGTGATATTGGGGTGCCCCGGGCAGGCTGCCCTGTGCCTGGGGCAATCCTGGGTGCAGTGGGAAGACCAGGCCCCAAACCTGAAGCTGACATAAATTTGCAGCGTGCCAGGCAGCTTGGCGAGGAGTCTGTGCCGTCCCCTGCTCTGCTTTACGCTGTGGGTGGGCCTACCGGGAAGGCTTGGTACAACCAGTTCCGGCGGCCTGGGTTTTGGCCCTACGGGGCCTACCGAGGCGAAGGGAGGAACTGAGCCCTCGGGTGGGTAACGGGAAGGAGCTCAGCTTGACACGGTGTGGCATGCGGCGACCGAGACCAGGGACTGGCGCCGCTGGAGCCCTGCAACAGCCTGGGGCTGGCCGCAAGAGGCCGCGGTGCTGCTGCCCATGCGCCCCGCCGCGGTCGACTGAGGCGCCTGCGCACGCGCACTCCTGCCGCCTCCCAGCATTCCGGGCGCGGGTGGGGCTCGTGACGTCAGATCGTTTAATCCGGAAACGGCGGCGGCGGTAGAAGCGATAGAACCGAGGGGCCGTCGTTGGTGTGTGCTCCGGGAATCCGAGGGAAGGGTAGGGTGACCCGGAAGCGGAAGCCAGATCCTCGTCCTCACTCCGGTGAGTGGCTCCTGCTGGGCCAGGGTCCCGGGTGGGCGCAGGGGCGGCGGCGTTCTCCGCCCTCTTTTCGCGGGGAGTCCGGTGCCTTGCCACTCCTCGGGAACCCCCGGGGCCACCTTGTCTTTGGCCGCAAGAGACCCTGTCCTCGGCGTGCTGCCAGCACCCCCGGACCCTGCCTGTCTGCGGTGCACAGCGGCACACAGGGTTCCCTAACGCCACGACCATGTCTTTGGCCCCACGTTACCTCAGCATTAGGGCCACCCGTCCTCTTGCCACCCCACATCCTGTTCTCAACCTCAGCACCACACACACCCCTGCCCCAACCCAGATGTCCCAATTGCACCCACCCAAGTCCACCTTCAG
The genomic region above belongs to Tamandua tetradactyla isolate mTamTet1 chromosome 16, mTamTet1.pri, whole genome shotgun sequence and contains:
- the UBE2M gene encoding NEDD8-conjugating enzyme Ubc12; this translates as MIKLFSLKQQKKEEESAGGTKGSSKKASAAQLRIQKDINELNLPKTCDISFSDPDDLLNFKLVICPDEGFYKSGKFVFSFKVGQGYPHDPPKVKCETMVYHPNIDLEGNVCLNILREDWKPVLTINSIIYGLQYLFLEPNPEDPLNKEAAEVLQNNRRLFEQNVQRSMRGGYIGSTYFERCLK